A single genomic interval of Pyrus communis chromosome 5, drPyrComm1.1, whole genome shotgun sequence harbors:
- the LOC137734597 gene encoding small ribosomal subunit protein cS22-like, with the protein MATISSIFSPPNLLHQSTNPIKTSPKLPLQILKPTQFQGYHKLTSSYLTLTPRHSQRLFAVAEEVAADPVSKAARRVYIGNIPRTVDNAELTKIVEEHGAVEKAEVMYDKYSGRSRRFAFATMKTVEDANAVVEKLNGTEIGGREVKVNITEKPLLQADSSLVQAEESQFIDSPHKVYVGNLAKEVTTDTLKTLFSDKGKVLSAKVSRVPGTSKSSGFGFVSFSSEEDVEAAISSFNNTLFEGQRIRVNKA; encoded by the exons ATGGCTACAATCTCATCCATATTCTCACCACCCAATCTCCTTCACCAATCCACAAATCCCATCAAAACCTCACCAAAACTGCCCCTCCAAATCCTCAAACCGACCCAATTTCAGGGCTATCACAAACTCACCTCCTCCTATCTGACTCTGACCCCCAGACACTCACAGAGGCTCTTCGCTGTTGCCGAGGAAGTCGCGGCAGACCCAGTTTCGAAGGCGGCCAGGAGAGTCTACATTGGTAACATTCCCAGGACTGTGGATAATGCTGAGCTTACCAAAATTGTTGAGGAACATGGTGCTGTCGAGAAGGCTGAG GTGATGTATGATAAGTACTCTGGAAGAAGTCGCCGGTTTGCATTTGCTACGATGAAGACTGTTGAAGATGCAAATGCTGTGGTTGAGAAACTGAATGGAACT GAGATTGGAGGACGTGAAGTCAAAGTAAACATAACCGAAAAACCCCTGCTACAAGCGGACTCATCACTTGTTCAGGCAGAAGAGTCTCAATTCATTGACAGCCCCCACAAAGTTTATGTTGGAAATCTTGCAAAGGAAGTAACTACGGATACACTCAAAACCCTTTTCTCTGACAAGGGAAAAGTTCTTAGTGCAAAGGTTTCCCGGGTTCCAGGGACCTCAAAATCTAGtggatttgggtttgtttcTTTCTCCTCGGAGGAGGATGTAGAAGCTGCAATCTCATCTTTCAACAATACT TTGTTCGAAGGGCAAAGAATTCGTGTAAACAAGGCATAG
- the LOC137733515 gene encoding large ribosomal subunit protein eL6z-like yields the protein MAPKQRTPKVTRNPDLIRGIGKYSRSKMYHKRGLWAIKAKNGGTFPCHDKKPAADAPAVKPPKFYPADDVKKPLVNKRKPKPTKLRASITPGTVLILLAGRFKGKRVVFLKQLSSGLLLVTGPFKINGVPLRRVNQSYVIGTSTKIDISGVNVDKFDDKYFAKEVQAKKKKGEGEFFEAEKEDKNVLPQEKKEDQKAVDTPLINSIEKISDLKTYLAARFSLKQGMKPHELVF from the exons ATGGCGCCTAAGCAGAGGACTCCAAAGGTCACCAGAAACCCAGATCTCATCAGAGGGATTGGGAAATACTCGAGGTCCAAGATGTACCACAAGCGAGGCCTTTGGGCTATCAAGGCCAAGAACGGCGGCACTTTTCCCTGCCACGACAAGAAGCCCGCCGCCGACGCCCCCGCTGTCAAGCCTCCCAAGTTTTACCCCGCCGACGACGTCAAGAAGCCTCTTGTCAACAAGCGCAAGCCCAAGCCCACAAAGCTCAG GGCCAGCATTACACCTGGTACTGTGTTGATTCTTCTTGCCGGGAGGTTCAAGGGGAAGAGGGTTGTGTTTCTGAAGCAGCTTTCTTCTGGCTTGCTTTTGGTCACTG GACCATTCAAGATTAACGGAGTTCCTCTAAGACGTGTGAACCAATCTTACGTTATTGGAACTTCAACTAAGATTGACATCTCTGGGGTTAATGTTGATAAGTTTGATGACAAGTATTTTGCAAAGGAAGTCCAGGcgaaaaagaagaagggagaaggcGAATTCTTTGAAGCAGAGAAGGAG GATAAAAATGTACTGCCCCAGGAGAAAAAAGAAGACCAGAAGGCTGTTGATACACCCTTAATTAACTCCATAGAGAAAATTTCAGATTTGAAGACTTATTTGGCCGCGAGGTTTTCTCTCAAGCAAGGCATGAAGCCTCATGAGCTTGTTTTCTAG
- the LOC137735696 gene encoding FT-interacting protein 1-like, whose amino-acid sequence MKLVVEVVDAHGLMPKDGEGSASPFVEVDFVNKLSRTKTIPKNLNPIWNQKLFFDIDQTRNFHHQTIEVSVFNERRLPIPGRNFLGRVRIPCSNIVQKSEEAYQRFPLENKWFFSAVKGEIGLKVYISLESEPKAPPYSPPQPLEASPSKSQPQPPENPTSSPSASPNTENTQSNRKVLAAIPKEKEFKQKPAEVRLTETSHHMHKHQVQPGISVATQPQGFPLTMQPAHSEAHHIHNQQGDYELKDTSPQLGERWPNGGAYGGRGWMSGGERFTSTYDLVEQMFYLYVRVVKAKDLPPSSITGSCDPYVEVKLGNYKGRTKHFERKMNPEWNQVFAFSKDRIQSSVVEVFVKDKEMIGRDDYLGRVVFDLNEVPTRVPPDSPLAPQWYRLEHRRGEGMVRGEIMLAVWMGTQADEAFPDAWHSDAAGVYGEGVFNIRSKVYVSPKLWYLRVNVIEAQDVLPNDRSRLPEVFVKAQVGNQVLRTKICPSRTANPLWNEDLVFVAAEPFEEQLVVTVEDRVHPSKDEVLGKISMPIDVFEKRLDHRPVHSRWFNLEKYGFGVLEPDRRNELKFSSRIHLRVCLEGGYHVLDESTMYISDQRPTARQLWKQPVGILEVGILSAQGLLPMKMKNGRGSTDPYCVAKYGQKWVRTRTILDTLSPKWNEQYTWEVYDPCTVITLGVFDNCHLGGGEKQTSTAGNGARDSRIGKVRIRLSTLEAHRMYTHSYPLLVLQPNGVKKMGELQLAVRFTTLSIANMIYVYRQPLLPKMHYLHPFTVNQVDNLRYQAMNIVAVRLGRAEPPLRKEVVEYMLDVDSHMWSMRRSKANFFRIMSLLSGIFSMNRWFTDVCNWKNSMTTVLVHILFLILVWYPELILPTLFVYMFLIGMWNYRFRPRDPPHMDTKLSWAETVHPDELDEEFDTFPSSRPHDIVRMRYDRIRSVAGRIQTVVGDIATQGERFQSLLSWRDPRATSIFVLFCLCAAVVLYVTPFRVVSLVTGLYYLRHPRFRSKLPSAPSNFFKRLPARTDSLL is encoded by the coding sequence ATGAAGCTGGTAGTAGAAGTGGTAGATGCTCATGGTCTTATGCCCAAAGACGGCGAAGGATCTGCTAGTCCATTTGTAGAAGTCGATTTTGTGAACAAGCTTAGCCGAACCAAAACTATTCCGAAAAATCTCAATCCCATTTGGAACCAGAAACTTTTCTTTGATATTGACCAAACCAGAAACTTCCATCATCAAACCATTGAAGTCTCTGTGTTCAACGAGAGGAGATTGCCTATTCCTGGCCGAAACTTCCTTGGAAGAGTGAGAATTCCTTGCTCAAACATTGTCCAGAAAAGTGAGGAAGCTTACCAAAGATTCCCTCTTGAAAACAAGTGGTTTTTCTCAGCTGTCAAGGGAGAGATTGGCCTAAAAGTCTATATTTCTCTAGAATCTGAACCGAAAGCTCCTCCATATTCTCCACCACAACCTCTAGAAGCCTCTCCTTCCAAGTCTCAACCCCAGCCACCAGAAAACCCAACTTCTAGTCCCTCTGCTTCTCCAAATACAGAGAACACACAATCCAATAGGAAAGTATTGGCTGCTATtccgaaagaaaaagagttcaAACAAAAACCAGCTGAAGTAAGATTAACTGAAACATCCCACCACATGCACAAGCATCAAGTTCAACCAGGCATATCGGTAGCAACACAACCTCAAGGTTTCCCACTAACCATGCAGCCAGCTCACTCAGAAGCTCATCATATTCATAACCAGCAAGGCGACTATGAATTGAAGGACACCAGCCCGCAGCTTGGCGAAAGGTGGCCAAATGGTGGAGCCTATGGAGGAAGAGGATGGATGAGTGGTGGTGAAAGATTTACAAGCACTTATGACCTTGTTGAGCAGATGTTTTATCTGTATGTTCGAGTTGTTAAAGCCAAAGACCTCCCTCCCAGCTCCATTACCGGAAGCTGTGATCCTTACGTGGAAGTAAAGCTGGGGAACTACAAGGGAAGAACAAAGCATTTCGAGAGGAAAATGAACCCAGAGTGGAACCAGGTGTTTGCTTTCTCAAAAGACCGAATCCAGTCATCGGTGGTGGAAGTTTTTGTGAAAGATAAAGAGATGATTGGAAGAGATGATTATCTTGGAAGGGTGGTTTTTGACTTGAATGAGGTTCCGACCAGAGTTCCACCTGACAGCCCGCTTGCTCCTCAGTGGTACAGGCTGGAGCACCGCCGCGGGGAAGGGATGGTTAGAGGTGAGATCATGCTCGCAGTCTGGATGGGAACACAGGCTGATGAAGCCTTTCCGGATGCATGGCATTCGGATGCTGCAGGTGTCTATGGTGAGGGTGTGTTTAATATTCGATCCAAGGTATATGTATCACCAAAACTTTGGTACCTGAGGGTGAATGTGATTGAAGCTCAGGATGTGCTGCCTAATGACAGAAGCCGCCTCCCAGAAGTCTTTGTCAAAGCTCAGGTTGGAAACCAAGTGCTCAGAACCAAGATATGCCCAAGTCGGACTGCGAATCCACTGTGGAATGAAGATTTAGTCTTTGTTGCAGCTGAGCCTTTTGAGGAGCAGCTGGTTGTTACAGTTGAAGATAGAGTCCACCCTTCGAAAGACGAGGTGTTGGGGAAGATAAGCATGCCAATTGACGTGTTTGAGAAGCGGCTTGACCACAGGCCAGTTCATTCGCGCTGGTTCAATCTCGAGAAGTATGGATTTGGTGTGTTGGAGCCTGACAGGAGGAATGAGCTCAAGTTTTCGAGCAGGATACACCTGAGAGTTTGTCTTGAAGGCGGATATCACGTGCTAGATGAGTCAACAATGTACATAAGCGATCAGAGGCCAACGGCGAGGCAGCTATGGAAGCAGCCTGTTGGGATTTTGGAAGTTGGTATTCTTAGTGCACAAGGCCTTCTtccaatgaagatgaagaacGGCCGAGGGAGCACAGATCCTTATTGTGTGGCTAAGTACGGCCAGAAATGGGTTCGCACCAGAACAATTCTCGACACATTGAGTCCTAAATGGAATGAGCAATACACATGGGAAGTGTATGATCCCTGCACAGTGATCACATTGGGAGTTTTTGACAACTGCCACCTAGGTGGAGGTGAGAAGCAAACATCAACTGCAGGTAACGGAGCAAGAGATTCGCGAATTGGGAAGGTGCGTATTCGACTATCAACACTTGAAGCTCATCGGATGTATACGCATTCGTATCCTCTCCTAGTTCTGCAGCCTAATGGAGTAAAGAAAATGGGCGAGCTTCAACTAGCTGTTCGATTTACCACCCTCTCCATAGCTAACATGATATATGTTTACAGGCAACCCCTGCTGCCAAAAATGCATTACTTACATCCTTTCACAGTGAACCAAGTCGATAATCTACGATACCAAGCAATGAACATCGTAGCAGTGAGACTTGGCAGAGCTGAACCGCCTCTGAGAAAAGAAGTGGTGGAGTACATGCTAGATGTTGATTCCCACATGTGGAGCATGAGGAGAAGCAAGGCCAACTTCTTTCGAATTATGTCATTGCTTTCTGGTATATTTTCCATGAACCGGTGGTTTACTGATGTATGCAACTGGAAGAACTCCATGACCACTGTTCTTGTTCACATTCTCTTTCTGATACTGGTCTGGTATCCAGAGTTGATACTTCCAACTCTTTTTGTCTACATGTTCCTCATCGGAATGTGGAACTACAGGTTCAGGCCTAGAGATCCTCCTCATATGGATACCAAACTTTCATGGGCAGAGACAGTTCACCCAGACGAGCTTGATGAAGAGTTTGACACATTTCCAAGCTCTAGACCCCACGATATAGTTCGAATGAGGTACGACCGGATCAGAAGCGTAGCAGGAAGGATACAGACAGTTGTCGGTGACATAGCAACGCAAGGGGAGAGATTTCAGTCGCTACTCAGCTGGAGAGACCCAAGAGCAACTAGCATTTTCGTACTGTTCTGTCTTTGTGCAGCTGTGGTGCTTTACGTGACTCCATTCAGGGTGGTTTCTTTGGTTACAGGGTTGTATTACTTGAGACACCCCAGATTCCGGAGCAAGCTGCCTTCTGCACCCAGCAATTTCTTCAAGAGACTTCCCGCTCGGACCGACAGCTTACTCTGA